In Tachysurus vachellii isolate PV-2020 chromosome 12, HZAU_Pvac_v1, whole genome shotgun sequence, the following are encoded in one genomic region:
- the LOC132854667 gene encoding cytochrome c oxidase subunit 7C, mitochondrial — MLGQAVRRFTTSAVRASHYAEGPGQNLPFSVENKWKLLGMMVLFFGSGFTFPFIIVRHQILKK; from the exons ATGCTTGGACAAGCCGTGCGCAGATTCACCACCTCCGCTGTCCGCGCTTCTCATTACGCAGAGGGACCTGGACAG AACCTGCCTTTCTCTGTAGAGAACAAGTGGAAATTGCTGGGGATGATGGTGCTGTTCTTTGGCAGTGGCTTTACTTTTCCCTTCATCATAGTCAGGCACCAGATCCTGAAGAAGTGA